Proteins from a genomic interval of Beijerinckia indica subsp. indica ATCC 9039:
- the secA gene encoding preprotein translocase subunit SecA: protein MWATLAKKIFGTANDRRLKGYRPKVAAINALEPEIQKLSDEELAAQTITLRAQLAEGKTLDDLIVPAFATVREAARRVLGQRHFDVQLIGGMVLHEGGIAEMRTGEGKTLVATLATYLNALAGQGVHVVTVNDYLARRDAEWMGQVYRFLGLSTGIIVHGLDDAQRREAYAADITYGTNNEFGFDYLRDNMKYELSHMVQRGHAFAIVDEVDSILIDEARTPLIISGPSDDKSDLYNLVDTLIPKLNDEDFELDEKQRSTNLTEAGNEHIEELLREIGALHDGSLYDAVNVTLVHHVNQALRAHKLFQRDKDYIERNGEIVIIDEFTGRMMPGRRYSEGLHQALEAKEHVQVQPENVTLASITFQNYFRLYKKLAGMTGTAATEADEFAEIYRLEVVSIPTNNPVRRHDEDDEVYRSGEEKLRAITREIEAAGQTLQPMLVGTTSIEKSEQLAAFMLQQGYKQIDFSEPKALQKLYAAARSGKPSKLFAVLNARFHEQEAYIVAEAGVPGAITIATNMAGRGTDIKLGGNVDMRVEQECASLPPGPDRDAKEAEIRAEVDSFRDQAIAAGGLYIIGTERHESRRIDNQLRGRSGRQGDPGRSKFFLSLKDDLMRIFGSDRMESMLLKLGLKEDEAIVHPWINKALEKAQQKVEARNFEMRKNILKYDNVMNDQRKVVFEQRREMMGQDSLEEMIHDMRTGVVDDLVGKFVPHDAYPEAWDIEGLTQGLETALNLALPLADWAKEEGITDEAMHERLQQAAETAYAERAERNGPDLMRYIEKQVVLQVLDHLWREHLVTLDHLRQVIGWRGLAQRDPLNEYKSEAFALFDELITQLRETTTAQLSRVEVAFAPSADQSPFETLAAAAPFDPVPAVPPLAASLALEGPTETGQTAVSFMPQQGVEAFNGRDVLVAAEPTIPTLERNADDPKSWGRVGRNEPCPCGSGKKYKHCHGMIS, encoded by the coding sequence ATGTGGGCTACCCTGGCGAAAAAAATTTTCGGAACGGCGAACGATCGTCGTTTGAAGGGATATCGCCCCAAAGTTGCTGCGATCAACGCTCTCGAACCAGAGATCCAGAAACTCTCCGATGAGGAGCTCGCCGCGCAGACCATCACGCTCCGCGCCCAATTGGCAGAGGGCAAGACTCTCGATGATCTCATCGTGCCGGCCTTCGCCACAGTGCGGGAGGCCGCGCGCCGGGTACTGGGCCAGCGGCATTTCGATGTTCAGCTCATCGGCGGCATGGTCCTGCACGAAGGTGGCATTGCCGAAATGCGGACGGGCGAGGGCAAGACGCTGGTCGCCACGCTCGCCACTTATCTCAACGCCCTGGCAGGGCAGGGCGTGCATGTCGTCACGGTCAATGATTATCTCGCTCGCCGCGACGCCGAATGGATGGGGCAGGTCTATCGCTTCCTCGGCCTTTCCACCGGCATTATCGTGCATGGGCTCGACGATGCTCAGCGCCGTGAAGCCTATGCCGCCGATATCACCTATGGCACCAATAATGAATTCGGCTTCGATTATCTGCGCGACAATATGAAATATGAGCTGAGCCATATGGTTCAGCGCGGCCATGCTTTCGCTATCGTCGATGAGGTGGATTCGATCCTGATCGATGAAGCCCGCACGCCTTTGATCATTTCCGGCCCCTCGGACGATAAATCCGATCTCTACAATCTCGTCGATACGCTCATCCCGAAATTGAATGATGAGGATTTCGAGCTCGATGAAAAGCAGCGCTCGACCAATCTGACGGAAGCCGGCAACGAACATATCGAAGAGCTTCTGCGCGAGATCGGCGCCTTGCATGACGGCTCACTCTATGATGCCGTCAATGTCACTTTGGTGCATCATGTGAACCAGGCCTTGCGCGCGCATAAATTGTTTCAGCGCGACAAGGATTACATCGAGCGCAACGGGGAGATCGTCATCATTGACGAATTCACCGGCCGCATGATGCCGGGACGGCGCTATTCCGAAGGGTTGCACCAGGCCCTCGAGGCCAAGGAACATGTGCAGGTGCAGCCGGAAAATGTGACGCTCGCTTCCATTACGTTCCAGAACTATTTCCGTCTCTACAAGAAGCTGGCGGGCATGACCGGCACGGCCGCGACCGAGGCCGATGAATTCGCCGAAATCTATCGTCTCGAAGTGGTTTCGATCCCGACCAACAATCCGGTGCGGCGCCACGACGAAGATGATGAAGTCTATCGCTCCGGCGAGGAGAAATTGCGGGCCATTACCCGTGAGATCGAGGCTGCGGGCCAGACGCTCCAGCCCATGCTCGTCGGAACGACATCGATCGAGAAATCGGAACAGCTTGCGGCCTTCATGCTGCAACAAGGCTATAAGCAGATCGACTTCTCCGAGCCCAAGGCGCTGCAGAAGCTCTATGCCGCGGCGCGCTCCGGCAAGCCGTCGAAACTGTTTGCCGTTCTGAATGCGCGCTTCCATGAACAGGAAGCCTATATCGTTGCCGAGGCCGGCGTGCCGGGTGCCATCACCATTGCCACAAACATGGCCGGTCGCGGCACTGATATCAAACTTGGTGGCAATGTCGACATGCGTGTCGAACAGGAATGCGCGAGCCTGCCGCCGGGCCCCGATCGCGATGCCAAGGAAGCCGAGATCCGCGCTGAAGTCGATAGCTTCCGCGATCAGGCCATTGCCGCCGGTGGTCTCTATATTATCGGCACGGAACGCCATGAAAGCCGGCGTATCGACAATCAGTTGCGTGGCCGTTCCGGCCGCCAGGGTGATCCTGGCCGCTCGAAATTCTTCCTGTCCCTCAAGGACGATCTCATGCGGATCTTCGGCTCCGACCGCATGGAATCCATGCTCTTGAAACTAGGCCTCAAGGAAGATGAAGCGATCGTCCATCCCTGGATCAACAAGGCTTTGGAGAAGGCGCAGCAGAAAGTCGAGGCGCGTAATTTCGAGATGCGCAAGAACATCTTGAAATATGATAATGTAATGAACGATCAGCGCAAAGTCGTGTTCGAGCAGCGCCGCGAAATGATGGGGCAGGACTCGCTCGAAGAAATGATCCACGACATGCGTACCGGCGTTGTCGATGATCTCGTGGGCAAATTCGTGCCCCATGACGCCTATCCAGAGGCTTGGGATATCGAGGGACTGACGCAGGGTCTCGAAACCGCTCTCAATCTCGCTCTGCCGCTGGCCGATTGGGCGAAGGAAGAAGGCATTACCGACGAGGCGATGCATGAAAGGCTGCAACAGGCAGCCGAGACAGCTTATGCTGAGCGGGCCGAGCGCAACGGCCCGGACCTTATGCGCTATATCGAGAAACAAGTCGTGTTGCAGGTGCTCGATCATCTATGGCGCGAACATCTTGTGACGCTCGATCATTTGCGTCAGGTCATCGGCTGGCGTGGCCTTGCCCAGCGCGATCCGCTGAATGAGTATAAGTCGGAAGCTTTCGCGCTCTTTGATGAATTGATTACGCAATTGCGTGAAACGACAACCGCCCAATTGAGCCGTGTCGAAGTGGCTTTCGCGCCATCCGCGGATCAATCGCCGTTCGAAACACTCGCGGCTGCGGCGCCCTTCGATCCCGTTCCCGCCGTTCCGCCGCTCGCCGCCTCGCTCGCGCTGGAGGGACCGACGGAGACCGGCCAGAC
- a CDS encoding peptidylprolyl isomerase: MSMTKVSRPAMLGLTLALGLGALGLDLPYVALSTPAAAKVLAKVNGKEITDEDLKYATEDLASSLPPQLEGKARDSYLLDYLIDAELVAQKAQAEKLDKTTDFNNRLAYFREKLLMEVLLSQVAKGAVTEEALKTAYDEAAKAQKPEQEIHARHILVATDDDAKAVLKRLKAGEDFAKVAKEVSKDPSADGGDLGWFTKDRMVPEFADAAFKLDENQLSEPVKSQFGWHIIQVLGKRQKTFPPYDQVREQVARFVIQRAQGELVAQLRKAAKIEKTEPETPEAAPDAAKPAPGKAPAKK, from the coding sequence ATGTCCATGACGAAAGTTTCCCGCCCTGCCATGTTGGGGCTGACCTTGGCCTTGGGGCTTGGGGCCTTGGGGCTCGACCTGCCTTACGTGGCTCTGTCCACCCCCGCCGCGGCAAAGGTCCTGGCCAAAGTCAATGGCAAGGAAATTACTGACGAAGATCTCAAATATGCGACCGAGGATCTGGCCTCCAGCCTGCCGCCGCAACTGGAAGGCAAGGCGCGCGACAGCTATCTCCTCGATTATCTGATCGATGCGGAGCTTGTGGCGCAAAAGGCCCAGGCCGAGAAATTGGACAAGACCACCGATTTCAACAACCGCCTCGCCTATTTCCGGGAAAAGCTTCTGATGGAGGTCCTCCTCTCACAGGTCGCCAAGGGCGCCGTGACCGAGGAAGCGCTGAAAACCGCCTATGACGAAGCCGCCAAGGCCCAAAAGCCCGAACAGGAAATCCATGCACGGCATATTCTCGTCGCCACCGACGACGATGCCAAGGCCGTGCTGAAACGCCTGAAGGCCGGCGAGGATTTCGCCAAGGTCGCCAAGGAAGTTTCGAAAGACCCGAGCGCCGACGGCGGCGATCTCGGCTGGTTCACCAAGGACCGGATGGTGCCCGAATTCGCCGATGCCGCGTTCAAGCTCGATGAAAACCAGCTTTCCGAACCGGTCAAGAGCCAGTTCGGGTGGCATATCATCCAGGTCCTCGGCAAACGCCAAAAAACCTTCCCTCCCTATGATCAAGTCAGGGAGCAGGTCGCTCGTTTCGTGATCCAGCGCGCGCAAGGGGAATTGGTGGCGCAATTGCGCAAGGCCGCCAAGATCGAGAAGACAGAACCCGAGACCCCGGAAGCGGCTCCCGACGCCGCCAAGCCGGCGCCCGGCAAAGCCCCGGCGAAAAAATAG
- a CDS encoding DUF488 domain-containing protein codes for MASRNELQIKRVYEPADDDDGARVLIDRVWPRGVTKQAAALSLWLKEIAPSAALRKWFGHDPTRFQEFQRRYRAELDHNEIAVSHVRDLLKKGRVTLLYGAHDMTHNNAIVLRDYIGEQEHSPLKG; via the coding sequence ATGGCTTCAAGGAACGAATTACAGATCAAACGCGTCTACGAGCCTGCCGATGATGACGATGGGGCGCGCGTTTTGATCGATCGCGTATGGCCCCGGGGTGTAACGAAACAGGCTGCCGCCTTGAGCCTTTGGTTGAAAGAAATTGCGCCAAGCGCTGCTTTGCGCAAATGGTTTGGTCACGACCCCACGCGGTTTCAAGAATTCCAACGCCGCTATCGCGCCGAGCTCGATCACAACGAAATCGCCGTCAGCCACGTGCGGGATCTATTGAAGAAAGGCCGTGTGACGCTCCTCTATGGAGCGCATGACATGACGCACAACAATGCCATTGTCCTGAGGGACTACATCGGCGAACAGGAACATAGCCCCTTGAAAGGCTAA
- a CDS encoding M3 family metallopeptidase has product MDATTENNPLLAAWTGPFAAPPFDRLKPDHFMPAFTEAFVRARAEIDAIAANPEEPTFENTIAALERAGEDLTRVSLTFFNLAGADTNDALEEVERDIAPLLSRHRSATYLNEDLFRRIESLREQGEKLGLDAEQARVLERYHIAFSRNGGGLPQEAKARLAAIAERLATLGTQFSQNVLADEKAYRLVLETPEDLAGLPPSLIAAAAGTAAELGLPGKYVITLARSSIEPFLQFSARRDLREQAFRAWAMRGENGGASDNRAIAAEMVKLRAERAKLLGYETFAHFKLADTMAKTPKAARDLLQSVWEPARARALKEQAALRALAASEGGNFEIAAWDWRYYAEKQRKAEYDLDEGETKPYLQLGKLVEAAFHAAEKLFGLTFTERFDIPLYHKDARAWTVSRDGAEIALFIGDYFARPSKHSGAWMSLYREQQKLDGTVLPIVVNVLNFARGGEGEACLLSFDDARTLFHEFGHALHGMLSDVTYPLISGTSVARDFVEFPSQLYEHWLEQPEILRRFAVHYETGEPMPEALLQKILAARQFNQGFATVEYTASALVDLDLHLKAGEEEIDIISFEAETLAKLGMPEAIGMRHRTPHFQHIFTGDGYSAGYYSYLWSEILDADGFDAFEEKGDIFDPELAKRLHDHVYSAGYSRDPETAYAGFRGRAPEPAALLRKRGLLDTANAQA; this is encoded by the coding sequence ATGGACGCGACGACCGAAAACAATCCCTTGCTGGCCGCCTGGACTGGGCCTTTTGCGGCGCCTCCTTTCGATCGTCTGAAGCCAGATCATTTCATGCCGGCCTTTACCGAGGCTTTTGTGAGAGCGCGCGCCGAAATCGACGCCATTGCCGCCAATCCCGAAGAACCGACGTTCGAAAACACGATCGCAGCCTTGGAACGCGCCGGAGAGGATTTGACCCGCGTTTCATTGACGTTCTTCAATCTGGCTGGCGCTGATACCAACGACGCCCTTGAGGAAGTCGAGCGCGACATTGCGCCGCTTTTGTCCCGCCATCGCAGCGCGACTTATCTGAATGAGGATTTATTCCGCAGGATCGAGAGCTTGCGAGAGCAGGGTGAAAAGCTCGGCCTCGATGCGGAACAGGCGCGCGTTCTGGAGCGCTATCATATTGCTTTCAGCCGCAATGGCGGCGGTCTGCCGCAAGAGGCCAAGGCGCGGCTCGCGGCCATCGCCGAACGGCTAGCAACGCTTGGCACGCAGTTCAGCCAGAATGTCCTGGCGGATGAAAAAGCTTATCGGCTCGTTCTGGAAACCCCGGAGGATCTTGCGGGCCTGCCGCCTTCCCTTATTGCCGCGGCCGCCGGCACGGCCGCTGAACTCGGCCTGCCCGGCAAATATGTGATCACCCTTGCGCGTTCGTCCATCGAGCCTTTCCTGCAATTTTCCGCGCGGCGCGATCTGCGCGAGCAGGCTTTCCGCGCCTGGGCCATGCGGGGTGAGAACGGCGGAGCGAGCGATAATCGCGCCATTGCCGCTGAAATGGTGAAGCTACGCGCGGAGCGGGCGAAACTTTTGGGCTATGAGACTTTCGCCCATTTCAAATTGGCCGATACGATGGCCAAGACACCCAAGGCGGCGCGCGATCTGTTGCAATCCGTCTGGGAGCCTGCGCGGGCCCGCGCCTTGAAGGAGCAAGCGGCTTTGCGTGCTCTGGCCGCGAGCGAAGGCGGCAATTTCGAGATTGCGGCGTGGGATTGGCGCTATTATGCCGAGAAACAGCGCAAGGCCGAATATGATCTCGACGAGGGGGAGACCAAGCCCTATCTCCAGCTTGGAAAGCTGGTCGAAGCGGCCTTCCACGCGGCCGAAAAATTGTTCGGCCTCACATTCACCGAGCGTTTCGACATCCCCCTTTATCACAAGGATGCGCGCGCCTGGACAGTGAGCCGTGATGGTGCCGAGATTGCCTTATTCATCGGTGATTATTTCGCCCGGCCCTCGAAGCACAGCGGCGCCTGGATGAGCCTCTATAGGGAACAGCAGAAGCTTGATGGCACGGTCCTGCCGATTGTCGTCAATGTGCTGAATTTCGCACGCGGCGGGGAAGGGGAAGCCTGCCTGCTCAGTTTCGACGATGCGCGGACTCTGTTTCATGAATTCGGCCATGCCCTGCATGGCATGTTGTCGGATGTGACCTATCCGTTGATCTCCGGGACTAGCGTCGCGCGCGATTTCGTCGAATTCCCGTCTCAGCTCTATGAACATTGGCTGGAACAGCCGGAAATTCTGCGGCGCTTCGCGGTGCATTATGAGACCGGCGAACCCATGCCGGAGGCCTTGCTGCAGAAAATTCTGGCGGCGCGGCAGTTCAACCAGGGCTTTGCGACGGTTGAATATACGGCCTCGGCTTTGGTCGATCTCGACCTGCACCTCAAGGCTGGCGAGGAGGAGATCGATATTATCTCCTTTGAAGCCGAAACATTGGCCAAGCTCGGCATGCCGGAGGCGATCGGCATGCGCCACCGCACGCCGCACTTCCAGCACATCTTTACGGGCGATGGCTATTCAGCCGGTTATTACAGCTATCTCTGGTCAGAAATTCTCGATGCCGATGGTTTCGACGCCTTCGAGGAAAAGGGTGATATTTTTGATCCTGAACTCGCCAAAAGGCTGCATGATCATGTCTATTCGGCAGGATATAGCCGGGACCCGGAAACAGCCTATGCCGGCTTCCGTGGCCGCGCGCCGGAGCCGGCAGCACTTTTGCGCAAGCGTGGTCTTCTCGATACGGCCAACGCGCAGGCTTGA
- a CDS encoding urease accessory protein UreE — protein MVNGLKEPGIEWGETMLRASSVLPRGSWHEPAADVVVLDYDARHRRRIRMRGVRGLDFLLDLENALMLRHGDAVKLDDGRLIEIVAAPEHLVEITCPDAAKLAKIAWHLGNRHLPVEFAGTKLRIRYDPVIASMLKNFSARLREIEAPFEPEGGAYAGSGQDHHDHSHGEHTQGEHTHDEAAEPHHHG, from the coding sequence ATGGTGAATGGTCTAAAAGAGCCGGGAATCGAATGGGGAGAGACCATGCTGCGCGCCTCCTCCGTCCTGCCACGTGGCAGTTGGCACGAGCCCGCCGCTGATGTCGTCGTACTGGATTATGATGCACGTCATCGCCGCCGTATCCGTATGCGCGGTGTGCGGGGCCTGGATTTTTTGCTCGATCTGGAAAACGCTTTGATGCTGCGCCATGGCGATGCCGTGAAGCTGGACGATGGCCGCCTCATCGAAATCGTCGCCGCGCCGGAACATCTTGTCGAAATCACCTGTCCCGATGCGGCCAAGCTTGCAAAGATCGCGTGGCACCTTGGCAACCGGCATCTGCCGGTGGAATTCGCCGGCACGAAGCTGCGCATCCGCTATGATCCCGTCATTGCGTCCATGCTGAAAAACTTCTCGGCTCGCCTGCGCGAAATCGAGGCGCCCTTCGAACCGGAAGGCGGCGCCTATGCTGGTTCGGGACAAGATCATCATGATCATAGCCACGGTGAGCACACTCAAGGCGAACACACCCACGACGAGGCGGCGGAGCCTCATCACCATGGGTGA
- a CDS encoding urease accessory protein UreF — protein sequence MIIATVSTLKANTPTTRRRSLITMGDTQPSLLPLFVWLSPAFPVGGFAYSHGLEWAVETRAIHDAASLARWIEPWFKQGVLRNEAILLSLGWRAAMARDPHGFSALNALALALSSSQELHLETSQQGSAFIAAARAAWPFADLTLFDDCLEEEIAYPLALGLFAAGHKIAANVLIAAFVLAFCGNLVAAVQKLGIIGQADAQTLLAHWRGKAEALAIFAETAQEADLGTCSYFADIASMRHETQYSRLFRS from the coding sequence ATGATCATAGCCACGGTGAGCACACTCAAGGCGAACACACCCACGACGAGGCGGCGGAGCCTCATCACCATGGGTGACACCCAGCCGTCCCTCCTGCCCCTCTTCGTCTGGCTCTCACCGGCGTTTCCTGTCGGCGGCTTTGCTTATTCGCATGGGCTCGAATGGGCCGTGGAAACCAGAGCGATCCACGATGCCGCAAGCCTCGCCCGCTGGATCGAACCTTGGTTCAAGCAGGGAGTATTGCGCAATGAGGCGATCCTTTTGAGCCTCGGTTGGCGGGCGGCCATGGCGCGTGATCCTCATGGCTTTAGCGCCCTCAACGCCCTGGCGCTCGCCTTGAGCTCCAGCCAAGAACTCCATCTCGAAACCAGCCAGCAAGGCAGTGCTTTCATCGCGGCGGCCCGGGCTGCCTGGCCTTTCGCCGATCTCACCTTGTTTGACGATTGCCTTGAAGAGGAGATCGCCTATCCCCTGGCGCTTGGCCTTTTCGCTGCCGGGCACAAGATCGCAGCCAATGTGCTGATTGCGGCCTTTGTGCTCGCCTTTTGCGGCAATCTCGTCGCCGCCGTGCAAAAGCTCGGCATTATCGGGCAAGCCGACGCGCAAACCCTGCTCGCCCATTGGCGAGGCAAAGCCGAGGCTCTGGCGATTTTCGCTGAGACAGCGCAAGAGGCTGATCTTGGCACCTGTTCCTATTTCGCCGATATCGCCTCGATGCGCCACGAAACGCAATATTCCCGCCTGTTTCGTTCTTGA
- the ureG gene encoding urease accessory protein UreG, translating into MTNASLSPQLSPHGPLRVGIGGPVGSGKTALMEQLCTRFRSHYDLVAITNDIYTKEDARILTSTGALDAERILGVETGGCPHTAIREDASINLAAIASMRRRFPKLDLILIESGGDNLAATFSPDLADLTLYVIDVAGGEKIPRKGGPGITRSDLLIINKIDLADHVGASLAVMEKDARTMRGDKPFVFTNMKTGEGMDVVTHFIEQQGGLVASFSPEHHD; encoded by the coding sequence ATGACGAACGCTTCCCTTTCGCCTCAGCTTTCCCCGCATGGACCGCTTCGGGTTGGCATTGGCGGTCCCGTGGGCAGTGGCAAAACAGCTTTGATGGAACAGCTCTGCACAAGGTTTCGGAGTCATTATGACCTCGTTGCAATCACCAATGATATTTACACCAAAGAGGATGCGCGCATCCTAACCTCGACGGGAGCTCTCGACGCCGAACGTATACTCGGCGTCGAGACCGGCGGCTGTCCACATACGGCGATCCGAGAGGACGCTTCGATCAATCTCGCGGCGATCGCCAGTATGCGGCGGCGCTTTCCAAAGCTTGATCTCATTCTCATCGAATCCGGGGGCGATAATCTTGCCGCGACCTTCTCACCCGATCTCGCCGATCTCACTCTTTATGTCATCGATGTCGCCGGGGGCGAAAAGATTCCGCGCAAAGGCGGGCCTGGCATTACACGTTCGGATCTCTTGATCATCAACAAGATCGACCTCGCCGATCACGTCGGCGCTTCCCTTGCGGTGATGGAAAAGGATGCAAGGACGATGCGTGGCGATAAGCCTTTCGTTTTCACCAATATGAAGACGGGAGAGGGCATGGATGTGGTGACGCATTTTATCGAACAGCAGGGAGGCCTTGTGGCATCCTTTTCTCCCGAACATCACGATTAG